Sequence from the Megalobrama amblycephala isolate DHTTF-2021 unplaced genomic scaffold, ASM1881202v1 scaffold399, whole genome shotgun sequence genome:
tacCCCTTCGCCCTACCCCTTGCCCCTTGAAACAGAGTGGCAAGGTGTAGGGGTGAAAATATTTCCTAAGAAATGGGACACCACCACTACACGTCATCATACCTAGTTTCTTTTATTAGTGTCCTGTAACAATCGAGACACCCCTACCCCTATCCCTTCACGTGAACACGCAAAACGAAGGGGTAGGGGAAGGGGGAAGCGGTAAGGGGTAGAAATGGGATTGGGCCTTAATTTAGACCTGTATGGTAATGATTGGTTTTCTTCTTGCCATCATCATTTTTAAATTGCAAAATGTAAGAGGCTATAAAGAAATTCATAGTGAGTTGTTTAAGGTGTAAAATACCTTTAGCTTCATTACTTCATCACTGAGTCTTTCCTCTGTCATATCCATTTCAGTAATGAGGTCTTGTGCACTTATGCTCTGCACTTTTTGCCACTCTGTGTTTAACACAGTTGGTGCCTTGCATGTGTATCTGCTGATCCAAGTGGCCCAGTATTTAAAATTGGGTTTTATAATGTAAAGATTTCTCTCCCCAGCGAAGATCATACAGTGGTGGAGCAGCAACATCTCGCTCCTCCATGGAGCCCTCAGGAAATCGATGTTTGCTTCCTGCCACCTCATGCCTTTCTGTTTCCAGCGAACAAAAAACGAAGTGTTACGGCCCTATCGAGTTTACTCCCTCATATGAGGCCTGTAGAAAATGTTCTTTGTGTTTTCCCTGCCGGCCAGCCGCTTCAGGGCACTGAAATTACTTCACCCATAACACCTGGGGTCAGTCTCGAGAGCATGTAGAAGCTTGGAGGAACCTTCACAATATATCTCCATGGGTCCTGTGTATGGTCGAGAAAGGTTACAGAACTTAGTTCGAGTACCCTCCACTGAAATACAATGGGGTAGTGCACACAGTTGTCAGCCCCGAGCAGGCTCGCGTTATGGATATGGAAGTTCAGTCTCTCTCAGAGAAGGAGGCCATAGAAATGTTTCCTCCTCACGAGAGGGAAACCAGGTTCTACAGCCAGTACTCCATAGTTcccaagaaggatggagggttacACCCTGGTTATGCTAACCATCCCTATCATTGTGAGTCAAATCAGATCTGAGGGCTGGTTTGTCATAATAGATCTAAAAGATGTGTATTTCCATATATCCATTCCCAACACAGGAAATTCctgaggtttgctttcgggggaaAAGCTTACCAATATCGGGTTCTTCCATTCGGGTCTAGCCCTGTCCCCTCGCACCTTCACAAAGTGTATGGATGCGGCGCTGTGGCTCCCTTGAGACTCCAGAGCATCCGTATACTCAACTACATTGACAACTGGCTCATCTTAGCTCAGTCAGAGGAGATGGtggttcaacatcgagatgtctTCTCTGCCACATAGAGTGCTTGGGTTTAAGGCTAAATGTCAATAAAAGCTCACTGTCTCCCCAGCAGAGAACTATGTTTCTGGGGGTAGTATGGGACTCAGTTACGATGTGGGCACAGCTGTCTCCTGCTCGTATAGAGAGTATTCTGACAACAGCCACCAACATCAGGCTAGGCCAGGCCATCTCTGTCAAGCACTTCCAGAAAGTGCTGGGGCTTCTGGCAGCAGCGTCCAATGTAATACCTTTTGGCATGCTGTACATGAGAcccctacagtggtggctcaggactaGAGGGTTCTCCCTGAGGGGGAATCGGTTTCACATGATCAAAGTAACGTGCAAGTGCCTTCATTCTTTGAACAAATCCCTAACTCTAGAGCTCTCTTCACAAGGAAACTTTACGCCCTAAAATAGAATGTGTTCACTTTATGGTGCAGGGAACATCAGTTGGACACAGTTAACTGCCCAGTGGCTTCAGTGCTGGAGTTCCTCCAAAGCTGTTTCTCTGATGGTCTTTCCCCATCCACGTTAAAGGTCTATGTGGTGGCCAAAGCAACCTTCCACTCTAAGCAGACGATTAGCAGGTGGATTATGGAGGCTATTTCTGCAGCATATGAGGCGTGCGACTTGCCTTCGTCTCTCCTGATCAAAGCCCACTCAACTAGAGGAGTGGCTTCCTCCAAAGCCCTGTTATCAGCGGTTTCCCTTCAAGAGGTCTGTGATGCTGCTGACTGGGCCTCCCCTCATACTTTCATAAGATACTACAGCCTGGATCTGCCCCCTACGCCAGGCACTCAAGTTCTCACATCCTGAGTTGTGCCTGACAAGCTTCACGCCTCTCTTTGGTGTGGCGCTGCGGGTATTTTGTGAGTTCCttcgaaagggaatgtctcgggttacgtctgtaaccctggttccctgagaagggaaacGAGATGCTGCGTCCCTTTGCCACACCTCCTGAGTGCCTGAGAATGACTTGCTTCGACCTATCAAAAGCTGACACTGTTTTATGATGGCTCACCTTTGTAGCTTCTGTAATGCCAGATGATGTGACATCATCATGCAATACCAATCAAGATTGGACTAGCTCCGTATGTGTTTCAGATGGTATCACACTGGAGGCGTTCCCCACAGTGTCTTTCCAATGCAGCGTCTcattcccttctcagggaacaagggttacagaCATAACCTGAGACATTTCTTGCTGGATTAGCGACTTATTGCTGCAAAGTAGTTTCTTGTGCTGGATGAGTGACTGGTCCCTGCAAAGTAGTTTCTTGTGTTGGATGAGTGACTGGTTGCTGGAAAGtagtttattttgtttcttgTATTGGATAAGTGACTGGTCGCTGCAAAGTAGTTTCTTGTGCTGGATGAGTGACTGGTCGCTGCAAAGTAGTTGCTTGTGTGGGATGAGCGACTGGTTCTTGCAAAGTAGTTTCTTGTGCTGGATGAGTGACTCGTTGCTGCAAAGTAGTTGCTTGTGTGGGATGAGCGACTGGTTCTTGCAAAGTAGTTTCTTGTGCTGGATGAGTGACTGGTCCCTGCAAAGTAGTTTCTTGTGTTGGATGAGCGACTGGTTGCTGGAAAGTAGTTTATTGTGTTTCTTGTATTGGATGAGTGACTGGTTCTTGCAAAGTAGTTTCTTGTGCTGGAAGAGTGACTGGTTGCTGGAAAGTAGTTTCTTGTGTTGGATGAGCGACTGGTTGCTGCAAAGTAGTTTCTTGTGTTTCTTGTATTGGATGAGCGACTGGTTCTTGCAAAGTAGTTTCTTGTGGTGGATGAGCGACTGGTTGTAGatctacagtaaaaacagatatGGGGTGTTTTTTGCAAAGATGCTCTTTTAAGGATGGTGTGAGTTTTAGTTGTTTTAAGCCATATGCTCTTTGATTGCAGAACGTAATTAATTGTACACAGATTGCatttagtttaaaatgtctATGTGTGTTTAGAAAAATAACCTGGACAGCCATTATCCAACCATAAATCAGACATCACAGCCAATAAAGACAAAGATCActgtaaattacattaataacAGCTAATAAAAACTTCTGAGCAGAAAACTGTGGTCCTCGACCCTCCCTAATacaacaaaacagacaaaaatcTCTATTCATCTTCCACACAGTTTCAAAGATTAATTTCTAATGGTTTCTAATAACATTTCTAatgctttatttcaattaaaataatactCTACACTCAGTCAGTTTTACCATGTTAAACTGCCCTGGTGAAACTGAAGCTCCTGAAATAACAGGATACTGTATTACACTATACATATACTACTAAAATACTACATCTAAAGCAAAACATAGTATTACTGCACCAGTCTTCTCAGCTAGAATTTGCAGATTATAGGATTTAGTAGTTGATTCCATAACCTGTTGTGTTCGGTTCGGTAAAATGCTAGTTAATATAATTGCAATGGACTAAAATTTACTGACTTTACTCACCCAGAGTTTAATAAATTCCCCAATGTTTGATAGCctactttttgtaattttttgaaTGGTTTTCTTCCACATTGTAACACTTGTGATGTTCATGGTCAAATTGATCGGCCTACAAaaaattgcttataaatctctcattatgctacattatcaccaaatattggattcaatctttttgtcataTTGTTTTCTTTCAGTTGGGACAggatttatatttctttttggaattgaTCGTAGGCCTTATTTATCTGAGTTTATGTACCTCAgtttttgagagaaaaaagcgttatttgtggataattttgtcaattttttatgaAAAGAATTGCACTGTTTATCACACTAGTGTGCTTTGTTTAATCaggaaattaaatgtaatatgctgaGAACATCTAGTAGATTTAAGCCTCTTGCACTGCCCTTACGGAAATAATTTATTTCCCTATATATGGAGGCCtcaatatattaaatgatataacagtatatttgatatacagaaaaatatattacgtaaatatattaaaatatattgaatatttcATAAGAAATTgcgcttttcatatattgaaaaatatgataACATATTTACTTATATATCATAATGTGTGTAATTTTATGTTCAGCAATATACTTCataatacagtatatttatatGTGATCAGATAATATGTGAAACAGATatagataaatatataatgcaatacatttcttatattttttagttatttacaATTAGAATGTTTCATAATTTCAAGTTAGTTAACAAAAGCACAAGCACACATGCAtgtactaaataataataataataataataataataatagttccttacatttatatagcgcttttctgggcactcaaagcgctttacatatggaagggggaatctcctcaaccaccaccaatgtgcagcatccacctggatgatgcgacagCAGCCATATTgtgccagaacgcccaccacacaccagcttattggtggagaggagacagagtgataaAGCCAATCAGTATCTTGGGATgcttaggaggccatgatggacaatggccaatgggcaaatttggccaggatgtcggggttacacCGCTACACTTTttgaaggacatcctgggatttttaacgaccacagagagtctttagtttaacgtctcatccgaaggacggtgctttttgacagtatagtgtccccatcactatactggggtgtTAGGACTGACTGGGGTATTAGGAGGACCCACAATTACACagcaattactttttaaataaagtaattgtTGTCTTAATGATGTTCAGCCAACCTAatcacaggctctactcttgtATAAATAAGTTCAGACGTACTACATCCGCTATGTTTTTggtgtcacatgacctaccagcatcgGTTACCTCCCTTCAgctccattcacaaatcctctcccatggcctcatgagatagtaaagtgtccaccgtatcagagattgtatattatagggagatgagagggtctgtatctctaaCCACTGGAGAAAGTGTAACTGTGCATTCAAACCGCCGCCAGcgggagggtcaaagtaaatgacaagttgTGGCAACCAATCTGAATtctctcaagcgaggaccttTACATTTCGATTGGTTGCTGTGGAACCGCGTCATAGCTCATTAACATAAAGTTGACCTGACTTCAACTCTCCGCGACGCTCTCACCGTCCAACACGTGCCGCGGCGCTCTTGCCAGAGCTCACTGCCGGctcacattgaaaatgaatgacttcctgTCACTTTGATGTTCTCACCGGCGGTGGTGTGAATGCATGGTAATGGCTAACTTAATCACACGcagcacctctcagcctatcgtgtaatggcagtgacaaaAGTGCCCGCCGTTCAAAGCTCTTTTCCTGCGTACCGCCAGAGCCGGAGTGTTAGCTTTAGCtactatgaattcggacatactactacATACTACATATATACGTTTTTCATGTACTATATAGTAGAGTGGTAttcgatttcggacacagcaaTGATggtaaggctgatttatacttctgtgtcGGACTTACGCCGGAGCCTCTGCGCCAtaggctatgcgtctgttttcatttatacttctgagTCATTGTCCGCGTTGATTTGCATGTAAACCACTAGTAGGCAGTGTCTGAGGTAATGCCGAAgaagcagcttgtcatgtacgttgtcagagaagcttaaaaatagaaacggcagataagcggcaaataggtaacgacttttgttgcagtaTGACTGTATGTGTCCtctgaaacagtgtttttcattcctatggaagttgaaaatGCTTGCTTTTCTCCTATTGCTCCACGCCAGGTTTTTGAAGTGCACGTCAGATTACACCCCAGCTACTGCGTACACTtgatgcagaagtataaataagcctttactgaataaaattatGCACATGTGCAGTAAGCTGAATGCGTGCAAGGAACTAAtggtttaaaaaacaaatcctGAGTTTAAAGAGAAAGTTTAGCATTGTAAGCCCACTGAACCTGATCTTACCCAGGTTGGATTTGTCTGGTTTTGTCAACTATACACCTAGCTACTCTGAAACAGTGAAAACCTACTTGCACATCCATGAAATCTCTCTGCCAGCTGTAGTGTGACTAACTGTCCTCTTTGAAGTAGGATTTTACCCGACTCTTTTTCACCTAAATTATTCAAGAGTGCTGGAGAGGTTTCCAATCTAATCAGGAGTAAAAAGATGGCATCAGAGAGGAGGAGACACACTTTCCAACAAAGAAAGAATAATTGGCCTGATCaggtaaatgaaaattagcctgAAAACATGAATCCTAAAACGGTCTCTAATTGGTCTAACTGTGGTAAAAGTGCTAGAAAAACTAACTGATGACTGTAAAAGATGAAAGCAGCTTGATCCAGACCTACAGGTGTAAGTTAACGTTTACTGACTATTGAGTGGTAAGATCCTCAGAGGAGAAAAACTATCAAAGAATGGAAAGAGTGTGTCAGTGAAGGTGgttgtgaatgtgtgtagatGTGTGTTAGTTACAGGATCAGAGAATGACACCGTTCCTCTGTCATAGTCCAGATAGACTCTCACACGATCAAGATACTGTTTAACACGAAAACCAGGCCGTTCATACAGTCCATACTGATCATACTGTACACTCCAGACATCAGTATAGAAAACTTGTCCCTTCCTCTGGTTTGATGCTGTAGTTACTCCAAGACTCCAGCATTGACTTTGTTTAACCTCCACATCCCAGcagtgtgttcctgagttaaaaCCCTCTGAACCCAGAACACAGTAATAATcgtcaaatctctctggattatCAGGAAGCAAATGTTTGTTCTCTCTCCATCTCACACTGGTCAGATCATCAGACAGGATGAGAGATGGATTTGCAGTGTTTGGATCCAGAATCACAGGAGCTGATGAGACACAATCAACAGCTGCTTTTATTCTGATGTTCATATAATGATCAAGAGTGAACCGACAcagattattatgaattatgacactcgtcctgttgatcaaacacatCAGAGATCTTAAAAAACTGTCAATCTTCCCCTATGGGTCATTTCCAGTGTGTGTGTACGAGCACAGATCTTCTCCAGACTCACTGTTTTGGACGATGTCCTGCATCTTCTTCCAGACTCTGAACTGCAGGTTGCCCAAGTAACGTGACACATGAATCAAAGCTTCAGAAGGCATCTGTGGATCCAGCTGTGAGATCTGGACTCTGGAAGAACATTCAGGAGTCAGAACTGCAGTGGCTTTGGATCAGAACCAGAGAgaccagagacaccagcagatCACTCACCTTTCCATTGAGACTGGAAACttctgcagaacaaacacaccatTTATCATCAAGAACTCAATCAATCATCAATCCATCAATCAATGATGTGAAATCAGACCTTCAGAAAGCAGACATCATTGGCTTTCTTCATCTCCTCCATGTCTTtgattgtgtgtgaaagagctgagatgtgtctgttcatttcctccagcttctccttcatcatctgcttcttctgctcctcttcctccctcagtgcagtgattgtagcttcttcttcatctctgaGAAACCGATGAAGCTTCTCAAACTGCTGTTTAATCTGACGCTCTGTGTGATCAGCTTGAGACTGAAATCAAATCACATTCACTTCAATCATCTCAAAGATACAACTGATTCTGGAGCAGCATGAAGAGTGAGAGGGTAAATGTGGGTTAGTTAGCAGAGTAGTTTTAAACAACAGTTTTGTTTAattagataataataataataataataataataataataataataaaaataatataactgaACTTTTACTAAACAGTTGTCAAATATTTTTGATAGAAAATAATAAGAACTTTGACAATTATGGGCAGCTGGTTGTGCTCGACACATTATtggttatttaatttttatgtgAAAAAGACTAACAATAAGAACAAGATCTGACAATTATAAACATGATAGAAATTaactaaatgtaaaatattttcacCTAATTAACAAAACTTTCAAAAGTCAAAAACAACTTGTCTTTACTATATGTATTTGTAGTGGGAAACATAATGATGATGATACATACAAATGACAAGTATTGACAAAGCAAAGCAGGGCATATTCAATCAGTAGTTCGTTCAGTGGGTCCAACCCAATGAAACACTCTTGATTGCATGAATCACTGCTATTGGGTAATATCATGGTCTGACTCATTTTTCAGAATGACTGGTATGCAGCATGGCAGCTTACGTGAAAGGGATTGTCATATGCATACTCTACTTTAACTTGTTTGTCTGTCTCTGACTCAGGGGTGTCTACTGTAATTATCATATGAATAGACCGATACCGtttaagaaagtcatatacttCTTCATCAGCTACTACCCCACTAACTGAGTTAGGGATTTTCACACTGATGTTTGAACTACTTCCATCACGAAGCATGGTCTGGTCTGTGGTTATTACTTTTATATCTGCCTTGACCACTCCTGGCTGACTCGCCAAATTTATGCAGCACTTGCATCCTGCAATGCAAATACTATCCACTGAACCAGTTCAAGACTCGAAAGGAGTAAGAAGGAAGATATAAAACTTATACAGGAGACCAGAGGTTGAATATAGAAACTTGAAGGATTTTGGTGAACCAGAAATTTGACTCAgtaaatgaaagtgaatgacagcaattttttttttttcaaaaacacagatAATATTAAGGCGTAATTAGTATATACTATTTATATAGTATATACTATATACTATTTATATAAGTACATGCTTCTGTGTTTCAGTCAATAAAGGAACAtgtaattatgtcagataaatcACTTCAGCTGTTCTAATCAAACTTGTAAATATGTCAAAAGTATCAGTCCTCACCTTGATGTGTTGAACTGTTTTCTCAAACTCtcctttaatgttttctttgtgCTTAAGTTTCTCTTGTAAGGACTTCAGTGCTGTATTGAGCTCCTCCTGCAATATAAAGAGAAAATCTATGAGACACCAGAGATTTCTGTAATACGTTTATGTGTGTAATGCATAGTATGAgcaaaattagacatttgttaATTTATGATAAGCTTTAATCCtcaaaaataaatgtcttaCCTTATATGATGAAACCACTTCACCGATGGGTCTGAATGTGTGATTGACGTGTTTCTGTGAATCTCTGCACACTAAACACACAGGCTGTTTGTCCTCCAGACAGAAGAGTTTGAGTTTCTCACTGTGTAAACTGCAGATCTCCTCAGATCCTGATGAACGCCTCTCATTTCTCTCCTTCAGGAACGACTCACACAAGTTTTTTAATGCAAGGCTAACTGGAGGATCATCTCTTGAGGATCTTCTCCTGCAGACAGGACACTCCTGAGTTTCCTTGATTCTCCAGAACTGCTGAAGACACTCTTTACAGAAACTGTGACTACATGATAAAACAACAGGATCCCTGAAAATATCACGACACACAGGACAAATATAATCATATTCAGCTGGTGAATCCATTTTCACTGTTTGAGCTCCAGCAATCACAAGTGTAATGTCACTTTCTGAACAACGACAAGAATCACAAAGATCTGCTATCTGATCAGAAACAAACTTCTCATAAATATTTCTTGAAAGTGTTTCTCTTCATTCTTCTTTGATCGATGATTCCTTTTTGATTATGTCTTGAAATTAAAAAAGGCATCAGTATAAGTGAAGTGAAGTAATGAGTCAGTCTCTTCCTGGTAAATTATGTAATAGGGTGGACCAGTTTCTGATTATCTTTAGGTATGTTGTGCAGTGCAGCAGGTCAGACAGTAATATCAGGATTTATTCAAGTTCATGCCAAATAAGTGCATTCATAATGGACACAGAGAAAACGTATACTTTTTGGGGTGTACTCACTTGTGTGGCCAGCGGTTtggacattaatggctgtgtgttgagttattttgaggggaaaGCAAATTCACAcggttatacaagctgtacactcactactttacattgtagcaaagtgtaatttcttcagtgttgtaaAGGTCaacttgttatcatcaggtgtcttcagtAATCAagcaatcatcacttaattaaagggatagttcacccaaaaatgaaaattctgtcagtaattactcaccctcatgttgatacaaccatgtaagtctttctttcatcttcggatcacaaattaatatttttgtgattaaatatgagcggtggaa
This genomic interval carries:
- the LOC125261335 gene encoding nuclear factor 7, ovary-like — protein: MDSPAEYDYICPVCRDIFRDPVVLSCSHSFCKECLQQFWRIKETQECPVCRRRSSRDDPPVSLALKNLCESFLKERNERRSSGSEEICSLHSEKLKLFCLEDKQPVCLVCRDSQKHVNHTFRPIGEVVSSYKEELNTALKSLQEKLKHKENIKGEFEKTVQHIKSQADHTERQIKQQFEKLHRFLRDEEEATITALREEEEQKKQMMKEKLEEMNRHISALSHTIKDMEEMKKANDVCFLKKFPVSMERVQISQLDPQMPSEALIHVSRYLGNLQFRVWKKMQDIVQNTPVILDPNTANPSLILSDDLTSVRWRENKHLLPDNPERFDDYYCVLGSEGFNSGTHCWDVEVKQSQCWSLGVTTASNQRKGQVFYTDVWSVQYDQYGLYERPGFRVKQYLDRVRVYLDYDRGTVSFSDPVTNTHLHTFTTTFTDTLFPFFDSFSPLRILPLNSQ